The following are encoded together in the Glycine max cultivar Williams 82 chromosome 8, Glycine_max_v4.0, whole genome shotgun sequence genome:
- the LOC100809063 gene encoding putative ABC transporter C family member 15, with translation MMAVLDALLGTVNVAFLYAILIWLLVDSLRQSTRNNHARVVLHYFKRGGPMVFAVFTVLSCAVISVMNIALAFYQYSSRRIIGFNSVSLVLTWVLATIVSFYSMRTKVRENKRFRFPLVLILWWFFACIIDALLLSSKLVKKFESINLWFFLSKDNVVDSVSLPLLVLLCFNVCARENSDLEQEQMLLQKEEESSMEEEDEQAFTNASMWSKLAFRWLNPIFKTGRIQKLELGHIPPVPPSETAENASSVLEESLRKQKLKGGSLTKAIAYSIWKSLALNAVLAGVNTGASYIGPLLITNFVNFLLGDNGDSSIQYGLVLAFIFFLAKTAESLSQRQWYFGAQRIGIRVRAALTSLIYSKSLLMKCAGPTQGKIINLINVDVERIGDFCWYIHGVWLLPVQVILALVILYINLGGTPSFAAFGVTILVMVCNTPLANKQEGLHSKIMEAKDSRIKVTSETMKNIRILKLHSWETSFLQKLLQLRETERRWLQKYLYTCSAVATLFWTSPTLVSVVTFGACILVKTELTTATVLSALATFRILQEPIYNLPELISMIIQTKVSVDRIQEFIKEDDQNQFINRHSSKISAVAIEIKPGEYVWETNDQTHKNPTIQITGKLVIKKGQKVAICGSVGSGKSSLICCLLGEIPLVSGAVTKVYGTRSYVPQSPWIQSGTVRENILFGKQMKKDFYEDVLDGCALHQDINMWGDGDLNPVEERGINLSGGQKQRIQLARAVYNDSDIYFLDDPFSAVDAHTGTHLFKKCLMKLLYDKTVVYATHQLEFLEAADLILVMKDGKIVESGSYKDLIACPNSELVQQMAAYQETLHQINPCQEDDSASCRPCQKNQIEVAEENIQEIMEDWGRSKEEEAETGRVKWSVYSTFVISAYKGVLVPVILLCQILFQVMQMGSNYWISWATEQKGRVNNKQLMGTFALLSFGGTIFILGRTVLMAAVAVETAQRLFLGMITSVFRAPVSFFDTTPSSRIMSRSSTDQSTVDTDIPYRLAGLVFALIQLLSIIVLMSQVAWQVILLFFVVFAISIWYQAYYITTARELARMVGIRKAPILHHFSESIAGAATIRCFNQEKLFMTKIKALIDDYSRVAFHNFGTMEWLSVRINFLFNLVFYFVLVILVTLPRSTIDPSLAGLVATYGLNLNVLQAWVIWNLCNVENKMISVERILQFSSIPSEAPLIIQDCRPEPEWPKEGKVELRNLHIRYDPAAPMVLKGVTCVFPAQKKIGVVGRTGSGKSTLVQALFRVVEPLEGCILIDGVDISKIGLQDLRSKLGIIPQDPTLFLGTVRTNLDPLEQHADQELWEVLSKCHLAEIVRRDPRLLDAPVAENGENWSVGQRQLVCLARLLLKKRRILVLDEATASIDTATDNLIQKTIREETNGCTVITVAHRIPTVIDNDRVLVLDEGTIVEYDEPAQLLQNNSSSFSKLVSEFLRRSSQSSFQKR, from the exons ATGATGGCCGTTTTGGATGCTCTGTTGGGAACGGTCAATGTGGCATTCTTGTATGCCATTTTGATATGGCTTTTGGTGGATAGTTTGAGACAAAGCACTCGTAATAACCATGCTCGTGTTGTACTGCATTATTTCAAACGAGGAGGACCAATGGTTTTCGCTGTATTCACTGTTCTATCCTGTGCTGTTATTTCTGTTATGAACATtgctcttgccttttaccaatacAGCTCTAGGAGAATAATCGGATTTAACTCTGTTTCCTTGGTTCTAACTTGGGTTTTGGCCACTATAGTTTCGTTTTATTCAATGAGGACTAAAGTGAGGGAGAACAAGAGGTTCAGGTTCCCTCTTGTTCTGATCCTATGGTGGTTTTTTGCTTGTATCATAGATGCACTATTGCTGTCTTCAAAGCtggtaaaaaaatttgaatcaatcAACTTGTGGTTTTTCTTGTCAAAGGATAACGTAGTAGATTCGGTTTCTTTGCCTTTGTTGGTACTTCTTTGTTTCAATGTGTGTGCAAGGGAAAACAGTGATTTGGAACAAGAACAGATGTTACTTCAAAAAGAGGAGGAATCTTCTATGGAGGAAGAAGACGAACAGGCCTTTACAAATGCAAGCATGTGGAGCAAACTTGCATTTCGATGGTTGAATCCCATTTTTAAAACGGGTCGGATTCAAAAACTTGAACTTGGTCACATTCCTCCTGTTCCTCCTTCTGAAACGGCAGAAAATGCTTCTTCAGTGTTGGAAGAATCACTTCGCAAACAGAAACTTAAAGGAGGTTCCTTGACAAAAGCTATTGCCTATTCTATATGGAAGTCCTTGGCCTTAAACGCAGTTTTAGCtg GTGTTAACACAGGTGCCTCTTATATAGGTCCCTTGTTGATAacaaattttgtgaattttttacTGGGGGATAATGGTGATTCAAGCATCCAATATGGATTGGTTcttgcatttatttttttccttgcaAAGACTGCGGAGTCACTGAGTCAAAGACAATGGTACTTTGGTGCTCAACGAATTGGAATCCGGGTGCGTGCGGCTCTTACATCTCTAATTTATAGCAAGTCCCTATTGATGAAGTGTGCTGGACCAACACAAGGTAAAATCATCAATTTGATTAATGTGGATGTTGAAAGAATTGGGGACTTCTGCTGGTACATTCACGGAGTTTGGTTGCTTCCAGTTCAGGTCATTTTGGCCTTGGTAATCTTATACATAAATCTGGGTGGTACTCCTTCTTTTGCTGCATTTGGTGTCACCATATTGGTCATGGTGTGTAACACACCTTTGGCCAATAAGCAAGAAGGTTTGCACTCCAAGATTATGGAAGCTAAGGATTCAAGAATTAAAGTGACATCAGAGACCATGAAGAACATTAGAATTCTAAAATTGCATTCATGGGAAACTTCATTCTTGCAGAAACTCCTCCAACTTAGGGAAACTGAGAGGAGGTGGCTGCAGAAATACCTCTATACATGCTCAGCAGTAGCCACACTATTCTGGACATCTCCAACTTTAGTTTCTGTTGTCACCTTTGGTGCTTGTATACTGGTGAAAACAGAACTGACGACAGCTACAGTACTCTCAGCTTTAGCGACTTTTCGTATTCTGCAGGAACCAATCTACAACTTACCGGAGCTTATCTCCATGATCATTCAAACAAAAGTCTCCGTTGATCGAATCCAGGAGTTCATTAAGGAAGACGATCAAAACCAATTCATAAACAGGCATAGTTCAAAGATTTCAGCAGTTGCTATTGAAATTAAGCCGGGCGAATATGTATGGGAAACAAATGATCAAACCCACAAGAATCCAACAATTCAAATTACAGGAAAGTTAGTGATAAAGAAAGGTCAGAAGGTAGCAATTTGTGGGTCAGTGGGGTCCGGTAAATCAAGTTTGATATGCTGTTTGCTTGGGGAGATTCCATTAGTTTCTGGGGCAGTAACCAAAGTCTATGGGACTAGAAGTTATGTGCCCCAAAGTCCATGGATTCAGTCTGGAACTGTAAGAGAGAATATATTGTTTGGCAAGCAAATGAAGAAGGACTTTTATGAAGATGTTTTGGATGGCTGTGCTTTGCACCAAGACATCAACATGTGGGGTGATGGAGATTTGAACCCGGTGGAGGAGAGGGGCATAAACTTGAGTGGTGGGCAGAAACAGCGGATTCAATTGGCAAGGGCTGTTTACAATGATTCTGATATTTATTTCCTTGATGATCCTTTTAGTGCTGTTGATGCTCATACCGGAACTCATTTGTTTAAG AAATGTCTCATGAAACTTTTATATGATAAAACGGTTGTTTATGCTACCCATCAACTGGAATTCTTGGAAGCTGCAGACCTCATTTTG GTAATGAAAGATGGAAAAATAGTGGAGTCAGGAAGCTATAAAGATCTTATAGCATGTCCCAACTCTGAACTTGTTCAACAAATGGCTGCTTATCAAGAAACATTACACCAAATAAATCCATGCCAAGAAGATGATTCTGCTAGCTGCAGACCctgccaaaaaaatcaaattgaagttGCTGAAGAAAATATTCAAGAGATCATGGAGGATTGGGGAAGAAGTAAAGAAGAGGAAGCAGAGACGGGTAGAGTGAAATGGAGTGTTTACTCAACTTTTGTCATATCTGCTTATAAAGGAGTGCTTGTTCCCGTTATTCTTCTCTGCCAAATTCTCTTTCAAGTTATGCAGATGGGAAGCAATTATTGGATTTCATGGGCTACAGAGCAGAAAGGCAGGGTCAACAACAAACAGCTTATGGGAACATTTGCTCTTCTATCTTTTGGTGGCACCATCTTCATACTGGGAAGGACTGTTTTAATGGCAGCTGTTGCTGTGGAAACTGCTCAACGCCTTTTTCTTGGAATGATCACATCAGTTTTCAGGGCACCTGTTTCATTTTTTGACACCACACCTTCAAGCCGAATTATGAGTAGG TCATCAACGGATCAAAGTACTGTAGACACAGACATACCATACAGATTAGCTGGACTAGTGTTTGCACTTATCCAGTTATTGAGTATCATTGTGCTAATGTCTCAAGTTGCATGGCAAGTCATTCTCCTCTTTTTTGTGGTGTTTGCAATTTCCATTTGGTATCAG gCTTATTACATCACAACAGCCAGGGAATTAGCCAGGATGGTTGGGATTCGAAAGGCACCAATCTTGCATCACTTCTCAGAATCAATTGCCGGGGCTGCTACAATCCGCTGTTTCAATCAAGAGAAACTATTCATGACCAAGATTAAGGCTCTAATTGACGATTATTCTCGGGTAGCCTTTCACAATTTTGGCACCATGGAATGGCTGTCTGTCCGAATCAATTTCCTCTTCAATTTGGTCTTCTATTTTGTACTTGTCATCTTGGTTACTCTTCCAAGGTCTACCATTGATCCAA GCTTGGCGGGTTTGGTAGCTACTTATGGTTTGAACTTGAATGTCCTTCAGGCTTGGGTGATATGGAATCTTTGCAATGTTGAGAACAAAATGATATCAGTTGAGAGAATATTGCAGTTCTCTAGCATACCAAGTGAAGCGCCATTAATTATTCAAGATTGCAGACCTGAACCAGAGTGGCCAAAGGAGGGAAAAGTTGAACTACGTAACCTTCATATACGGTATGACCCTGCTGCTCCTATGGTCCTCAAAGGTGTCACTTGTGTCTTCCCCGCACAAAAGAAAATTGGTGTAGTAGGCAGGACAGGGAGTGGAAAATCTACTCTGGTGCAAGCCCTCTTTCGAGTGGTGGAGCCTTTGGAAGGATGTATACTTATTGATGGTGTAGATATTTCCAAGATTGGTCTGCAAGATTTAAGATCTAAGCTTGGTATAATTCCTCAGGATCCAACCTTGTTTCTAGGTACTGTAAGGACTAACTTGGATCCACTAGAACAACATGCTGATCAAGAACTTTGGGAG GTTCTCAGCAAGTGCCATCTTGCTGAAATAGTGAGGCGGGATCCAAGACTTCTTGATGCACCag TGGCCGAGAATGGAGAGAATTGGAGTGTTGGACAAAGGCAGCTTGTATGCCTTGCTAGGTTACTactgaagaaaagaagaattttgGTCCTAGATGAGGCAACTGCATCAATTGACACTGCCACTGACAATTTAATTCAGAAGACAATTAGGGAAGAAACAAATGGATGTACAGTTATTACAGTAGCGCATAGAATTCCTACAGTTATTGATAATGATCGGGTTTTGGTCCTTGATGAAG GGACAATTGTAGAGTATGATGAACCAGCTCAATTGCTGCAGAAcaattcttcttcattctcaaaGTTAGTCTCAGAATTTTTGAGGAGATCATCCCAAAGTAGCTTCCAGAAAAGATAG